From a region of the Luteolibacter arcticus genome:
- a CDS encoding SDR family NAD(P)-dependent oxidoreductase, translating to MNDPFDLTEKTALVTGASRGLGKGFALALARAGADVVVTSRTLASLDETVSEIEALGRKAWPVVLDVRDKDSIDAAAEAAWSAAGHLDILVNNAGCNVRKPALEVTWDDWNLILDTNLRGVFFTAQAIARRMVERGYGRIINIGSVTCVNGYAGLAPYGASRGGVKQLTMSLADDWGQHGITVNCLAPGWFKTAQNAVMYEDTGWVDYLTDRIPLKRPGAPGDLDGTLVFLASDASAYMTGQTLLVDGGISVGAVRAVPRKP from the coding sequence ATGAACGATCCCTTCGACCTCACTGAAAAAACCGCTCTTGTCACCGGAGCCAGCCGTGGATTGGGCAAAGGCTTCGCGCTCGCCCTGGCGAGAGCCGGGGCGGACGTCGTCGTGACGAGTCGCACACTGGCTTCGCTCGATGAGACTGTTTCCGAGATCGAAGCGCTCGGTCGCAAAGCGTGGCCGGTCGTCTTGGACGTGCGCGACAAGGATAGCATCGACGCTGCCGCCGAGGCCGCGTGGTCGGCTGCCGGTCATCTCGACATCCTCGTGAACAACGCCGGCTGCAATGTTCGCAAGCCCGCGCTCGAAGTGACGTGGGACGATTGGAACCTGATCCTGGACACCAACCTGCGCGGCGTCTTCTTCACCGCCCAGGCGATCGCCCGCCGGATGGTCGAGCGGGGCTACGGCCGCATCATCAATATCGGCTCGGTCACTTGTGTGAATGGCTATGCGGGACTCGCGCCGTATGGGGCCAGTCGCGGTGGTGTGAAACAGCTCACCATGAGCCTGGCCGACGATTGGGGGCAGCATGGTATCACCGTGAATTGCCTCGCGCCGGGCTGGTTCAAGACCGCGCAGAACGCCGTGATGTATGAGGACACCGGCTGGGTCGATTATCTAACAGACCGCATTCCGCTGAAGCGTCCCGGTGCCCCCGGCGATCTGGATGGCACGCTGGTGTTCCTCGCCTCGGATGCCAGCGCCTACATGACGGGCCAGACCCTTCTGGTGGATGGCGGCATTTCCGTCGGCGCGGTGCGGGCGGTGCCGCGGAAGCCCTAA
- a CDS encoding zinc-dependent alcohol dehydrogenase → MRALQLVAPSTLAVVDLPAPVPVAGEVRLRVKACGICGSDLHGMDGSSGRRIPPLVMGHEASGTVDAVGDGVTAWKAGDRVTFDSTVWCGECGYCREGRVNLCDARQVVGVACAEFRRDGAFAEFVTVPQRILHRLPDGLSFEEAAFAEPVGVALHAVKRAGDVAGSTTLVVGAGLIGLLVIQALKRAGARKIIAVDLDEGRLTLARELGADETILSGSAPVPEVDVAMEVVGAAPTVDLAIRSVRKGGRVVLVGNLSPTVPLPLQIVVTRELDVLGTCAIAGEYPEALEAIASGDIRVKPLISASVSLEDGVSAFEKAKAPGALKVLVVDDAGETKNS, encoded by the coding sequence ATGAGAGCGCTGCAACTCGTCGCCCCGTCCACGCTCGCCGTGGTGGATTTGCCCGCGCCAGTCCCGGTAGCGGGTGAGGTTCGTTTGCGCGTGAAGGCCTGCGGCATCTGCGGCAGCGACCTGCATGGCATGGACGGCAGCAGTGGACGGAGGATTCCGCCGCTGGTGATGGGGCACGAGGCCAGCGGCACGGTGGATGCCGTGGGGGATGGTGTCACCGCGTGGAAGGCCGGGGATCGCGTCACCTTCGACTCCACCGTCTGGTGCGGCGAATGCGGCTACTGTCGTGAGGGCCGCGTCAATCTGTGCGATGCGCGGCAAGTCGTCGGTGTCGCCTGCGCGGAGTTCCGGCGCGATGGGGCGTTCGCGGAATTCGTCACCGTGCCGCAGCGCATCCTTCACCGCTTGCCAGACGGGCTTTCGTTTGAGGAAGCCGCCTTTGCTGAGCCGGTGGGTGTCGCGCTGCATGCGGTGAAGCGGGCAGGGGATGTGGCCGGAAGTACGACACTTGTCGTAGGTGCCGGTCTCATCGGCCTGCTGGTCATCCAGGCGCTCAAGCGCGCCGGGGCGAGGAAGATCATCGCCGTGGATCTGGATGAAGGGCGGCTCACGCTCGCGAGAGAACTCGGGGCGGATGAAACCATTCTCAGCGGCAGCGCTCCCGTTCCTGAAGTGGACGTGGCGATGGAAGTCGTGGGTGCCGCACCCACGGTCGATCTCGCGATTCGCTCGGTGCGGAAAGGCGGCCGCGTCGTTCTGGTCGGCAATCTTTCCCCGACGGTTCCGCTGCCGTTGCAGATCGTGGTGACTCGCGAACTCGATGTTCTCGGAACCTGCGCGATTGCCGGGGAGTATCCCGAGGCACTCGAAGCCATCGCTTCCGGCGACATCCGGGTGAAGCCGCTCATTTCCGCCAGCGTTTCGCTGGAGGATGGCGTGTCGGCATTTGAGAAGGCCAAGGCGCCCGGGGCGCTGAAGGTGCTCGTGGTCGATGACGCGGGCGAAACGAAGAATTCTTAA